DNA sequence from the Tissierella sp. MB52-C2 genome:
GCATTTCATTATGAGTTTTGTTGAATTCTTCCTCTGATATAAAAAATACAGATGTATCATAGCCAGCAAAGTAATTTGGCATAGTCTTTATTTCTTTTTCTATTCTACCTTTATCTTCATTGTCTTCACATACTACATAGCATATTCTTTTATGTCTGCTGCAAACTGGAGCATCTAAAACTTCACAATTTCTAACCTTTTCTAAAGCTTCTTTAACTGGTACGGTATATTGTACTCCAAGTTTTACACCTTTAACCCTTCTAATTGCATCTGAATGACCTTGACTTAAACCTTCTCCCCAAAAAGTGTAATCCCTACCATTTGGTAAAATACATTGACCTAGTAATCTATTAAGAGAAAAAAGCCCAGGATCCCATCCTACAGATATAAGACTTAATTTCTTATTATTGTATGCCACATTATTGATCCTCTCAAAGTATTCAGGAATTCTTCCATGGTTATCAAAACTATCTACAGTGTTAAAATGTTTTGCTATCATCGGTGCTTGTTCATCCAGGTCTACTAAAGATCCTCCACATAGTATCATAACATCAATCTTATCTTTAAATTCTAATATATCAGAGATATGTACTACATTAGAATTTGTATTCAACATATCAGGCTTTCGTCTTGTAAATATGGCCACAAGGTCCATATCAGGATTTTCTCTGATGGCTAATTCAGCTCCTTGGCCTAAATTTCCATATCCTACTATTCCTATTCTAATTTTCTCAACCATTGGGCACCTCCAAATAAATCTTTAATATTAAGATTATATCATTTATTCATGGATATTCTAATAGTATTATTATATTATTAGAATTAGAATAAATGGGTATTAATATTCAAGAGAATAATTAGGACCTAAAGGGAGAGGAGTAAATGGATTATAATAGACAAATACAAGAAATAGTTGAATATTTTATAGATGGAGAAAAAGATATAGAGGATTTTAGAGTTGGAGTTGAATTTGAACATTTTATAGTAGACAGACACACTTTAAAGACTATTTCCTATTATGGCGAAAATGGCATAGCTGAGACATTGCATGAGTTGGAAAAGAATGGTTGGATAGGAAGCTATGAAAATGAATATATTCTTGGGCTAAATAAAGGAAACAAAACTATAACCTTAGAGCCGGGAAGTCAGTTTGAACTTAGTATAGAAGCTAGAAAGAATATAAAAGAAATTGAAGAAGAATATTTAGAATTCCTAGAAGAAATTACTCCAATACTCCAAAAGAAAAACCAAGGATTAATGGCAGTGTCATATCATCCCGAAACTAAAATAGAAGATATAAAACTTTTACCAAAGGGCAGATATGATATTATGTTTAATTACTTTAAGACTAAGGGAAAATATGCTCATAATATGATGAAGGGTACAGGGGCATTACAAATAGCCATAGACTATAAATCGGAGGAAGATTATAGAAGGAAGTTTAGAGTAGCAAATGGATTGGCTCCAGTATTATATGCTTTATTTGACAACGGATTTTATTTTGAAGGAGACAAATGGAATAAATACAACTTGAGAACTGATGTGTGGAATAATTGTGATAATGATAGATCAGGAGTAGTAGAGCATGCTTTAGATAATGATTACGGATATAAAAAATATGCCGAATATATACTCAACAGACCACCTATATTTATAATGAAAGGTACGGAAGCAATACCAACTGGCGACAAGCTGGTAAAAGAACTTTTTGATCCAGAAGATTATAAAAAAGAAGAATTAGAACACCTATTGACTATGTTTTTTCCAGATGTACGAACTAAGGGATATATAGAAATTAGAATGATGGATTCAGTGCCATATCCATTAAGTTTTGCTGCAATAGCTTTAATCAAAGGAATATTCTATAATGAAGAAAACTTAAATAAAGTGTATGATTATATTAAGGATATAACTATGGAGGATGTAAATAAGTCTAAGGCAGATATTATAGAAAATGGATTAAAAGGTAGATTAAAGGATAAAACTGTATTAGAAATAGGTAAATTTTTAGTGGAGTTAGCACAGAAAGGCTTAGATAAAGACGAAGTTAAATATTTGTTGCCGCTCGAAGAAATGATTTTATCAGGAACTAACCCCTATGGAATTACAAAGGAAAAATCGGAATTAGGAAAGAAAGAATCTTTAAATTGGTGTTTGATTAATAATATTGAGGTGATGTAATGAACTGGAAGGAAGTAAATGATAATTATATAGACCTGATTAAATCTAATCCAGAAAAATATGAAAAAAATTATAGATTAACAATGGAAAAGGTGGCAAACTCTACTGCAATATATAAGGGTAAACCAGTACCTTTCCTTTATCATCCCATGTTTTATACTGAAAAGGATATAGAAAACTTTAATAAAATTGGAAATACGCTTATGTCCATAACTAATAAGGTAACTAATAGATATTTGGAGTCTAAGGAATTTAGAGAAAAATTTGAATTCAGTCCTCTATTAGAAGAACTTATTTTGGTGGATAATGGCTATGATATAAATGTTCCCATAGGGAGATTTGACCTTTTCTATAAAGATGAAGATAATTTTAAGTTTTGTGAATTAAATACAGATGGCTCTTCTGCCATGAATGAAGATAATACCATAGGAAATATATTGCTTCAAACAGAAGGGCTAAAGGATTTTTCTAAGAAGTATAATCTATCTCTATTTGAATTAATAGATAGATGGGTTGATGATAGTATTAGTATATTTAAACAGTGGAATGAAGAAATAGAAAAGCCTAATGTAGCCATAGTAGATTTTACTGAGAGTGGTACATCTAAGGAGTTTGAAGTATTCAAAGCGGCTTTTACAAAGAAAGGATATAATACTATAATTGCAGATCCTAGGGACTTAAAATATAGAGATGGAGGACTATATTTTGAAGACTCTAAAATAGATATGGTATATAGAAGAATTGTTACATTTGAATTAATTGAAAAGGCAGATGAAATACCAGATTTTATTGAAGCATATAAGAACAAAGCTTTCTGCTCCATAGGCTCCATTAGATCTCAAGTGGTACACAATAAGATAATATTTAAGATATTACATGATGAAGATACATTGGAATTTTTATCGGAGGAAGAAATAGAATTTGTAAAGAAACACATACCTATTACTGGATTATTTAAAGGAGATATAAGTGTTTATGATGAGGTTTTAAATAATAAAGACAAATATATAATGAAACCTTTAGATCTAAATGCTTCTCAAGGAGTATATGCAGGCAGAGATTTAACACAAGAGCAATGGAAGGAAAGATTAGATCAATCCTTTAATAAAGACTATCTATATCAAGAATTCTTTATACCTTTCACTAGGGAGCATATTATATTTGAAGATAAAAAGATAAAAGTAGAAGACTTTAGATCCATAGTTGGTCTTTTTATGTACAAGGAAAGATTTGCTGGAATTTATACTAGGATAGGAAAAAACAATATAATATCTGGAGTTACTGATTATTATACTCTACCTAATATTTTAGTAAAAAATATATAAAAAATACCCTCATTTTAAATTTAAAATGAGGGTATTTTTTTATCTAATTAATATTTAATAAATTTTGAACCAGGTACATTACAAATATTACATTTTTCTGGTACAAACTTTTCGATGTTTCCACAAACAGGACATAGATAGTAGAAAACTTCTTCTTCGTTATCTAGGTTTTCTAAAGCTTCTTTATATAATTCTGCGTGAACTTTTTCAGCTTCCATAGCATAAGTAAATGTTTGTACTGCAGCTTTATTACCTTCAGCTTCAGCGATTTCTACAAAAGGTGGATACATAGTTTCGAATTCAAAAGTTTCACCGTTTACTCCATCTTCAAGGTTTTCAGCTGTTGTTCCAATATTACCTGCTACTTTGAAGTGTCTAAGAGCATGAATAGTTTCAGCATCAGCAGCAGCTTTAAATAATTTTGCAGCATTTGTTTTTCCTTCTGTCTCTGCCTTTTCTGAATAAGCTAAGTACTTTCTATTTGCTTGAGATTCTCCAGCAAATGCTTCCATAAGATTTTTAATAGTTTTGTTGTTCTCCATTTTTTCTCCTCCATTTTTTATAATTATATTTAAAATTATTTAACCTACATAGTTTTATTACAACTTGAACATAAGCCCTTAAAATACATATCCTTATTATGAATTTTGAAGTTATTCAATCCAGCTATTGCCATTGAATCGAAATCTATATCAAAATCAAATATTTTTTTACAAGAAGTACATTTAAAATGTCCATGATCGTTAGTATTACCATCATATCGAGCTTCATTGTCCTCTATAGTTAGGACTTTTACTAAGTTACTATCTGCTAAGGCATTTAATGTGTTATAAATAGTTGTTTTTGATAATGTGGGAATTTCTTTTTGTAAATCTTTGTAAATCTCATCAACAGTAGGATGAGTTTTATTATTATTTATATATTCTAAAACCTTTAGCCTCTGATGAGAGAGACGAATATTTTTATTCTTTAACTCATTTACTAAATCTTCAAAGGTTCCATTCATAGATTTCACATCCTTTATATAAGACTATAATGCTATACTTAAAAGTAACAATTGCTAAGTTGTAATGATTATAAGTTTATTATAGTCATGAATATATCTAATGTCAAGAGAAATTTTATAATATTTTTAAAATCTATTGACAAAAAACAAAAAAGCCCATATACTTAATTACATAACTAACTAACCGTTCAACTGATGAACATGGAGGTGTTAAATTGTTAGATCTAAATTCAGATAAATCTATTTACGTGCAGATAGCAGAAATAATAGAAAATGATATTTTGATGGGTCACTTAAAAGAAGAAGAGCAATCACCTTCTACAAACCAATTTGCAAAGATTTATCAAATAAATCCAGCTACAGCTGGAAAAGGACTAAATATCTTAGTTGATGAAGGAATTTTGTATAAGAAAAGAGGTATTGGTATGTTTGTAGCAGAAGGTGCTAGAAAGAAGATAATTAAGAAAAGACAAGGATCATTCTTTAAAGAAATATTACCAGATATAATGGTAGAGGCCAGTAGGCTTGAAATAACAAAGGAAGAAATTGTAGAATTTATTAAAGAATATAAGGGAGGGGAATAGTGTGATTGAAGTAAAAAAATTAAATAAATCCTATGGAAGAAGTAAAGTTCTTACAGACGTTGATTTAACTCTTGAAGAAAATAAGATTTATGGGTTACTTGGAAGAAATGGAGTGGGTAAGACTACACTATTAAATTTAATATCTGGTCAAATTCTAAAAGACCATGGAGAAATAAAATTAGATGGATATGAAATATTTGAAAACTCCAGCGCCATGGAAGAAATATGTTTAGTTAAGAACTTTCCAGAATCTATTAAGGAAAGAAAGGTAAAAGATATATTGGCATTGGCCAGTATAATATATAAGAATTGGGATGAAGAATATAAAGATTATCTAATTAAGGAATTCAATTTAAATACAAAGAAAAAACTGATGAAGCTATCAACAGGAAATAAAACTATTGTGGGATTAATTATAGGTCTTGCTTCAAGAGCAAGGTTCACCATGTTTGATGAGCCCACACTAGGTTTAGATGCAGCCATGAGATATAAGTTCTATCAATTACTTTTAGAAGACTATGAAAAAAATCCAAGGACAATAATCATATCAACTCACTTAATAGATGAAGTAGCTAACGTATTTGAAGAGGTCATCATTCTAAATAATGAAAAAGTTGCATTAAAAGATGAGGTAAGTAAACTTAAAGAAAAATCTTACTTCTTATCTGGTCGTAAAGATGTAATAGACCAGGTTACAGATAATAAAAAGGTAATTCACAGAGAGGAATTTGGCTCCACTAATATAGTAGGTATATATGGAGAGTTTACCGAGGAAGAATTGAAATATATAAGAAATAATAATATTGAAATAAGTAATATACCGCTTCAAAAACTATTCATATATCTTACTGAAAATATTATGAAGGAGGAAAATTCAAATGGATTCAACTAAAAGGATATTTAAATTTCAAAATCGTGATTTGAAAAAATCTATAGGCGCATTTTGGTTAATTATATTAATAATTAATTTACTGTCCAGTATATTGTCTATATCCTATAACGGTAATATTGTATATGGACTTAATGCAAAGGGTGGAGAGTCAATTTCATTTATAGGTGCAAATATGGTGTCTATATTTATTTATATAATAATATATGGGATTATTATGTATTATGAAGACTTTGCACTCGCTCTTAGTTTTGGAGCCACAAGAAAAGATTTCTATAAGTCTGCCATAGTAAATAATATTCTAGTAGCTTTAATCTTTGGAATTATCCAAGGTGGGTTACATCTTATTGAAAAATATTTCTTTAAAGTTTCAGGATATAAGTTAATGACAGAATTCGGTATATTTAATATTGCAACAGATAATATATTATTTATAATATTGTCTTTGTCAGTATTCTTTCTAGCATTATTCTCTATCTCTAATCTTCTAGGAGTTTTACAATATAGATTTGGATATAAACTTTGGATAGGAGTTGGGGTAATGGCTTTCTTGGGATTAAACTTGGCTAGAATTTCTATTTCTATTAAGACAATTAAAATGTTTTCAAATATGTATTTATGGCTTTATTCAATATTTAACGTAGGATCTGTATTTATAATTGAAGTGATTTTAAGTGTTATTTGTTATACTTTGGGATACTTCCTTATAAGAAAGGCCAGTATTGGAAAATAAAGCCAGCTACAATATAAGAATTACAATAAACCAGAGATAAAACTATATCCCTGGTTTAATTTATTAACCATAAGAATATAAAAATATTAATAAGTACAAGCCATATACTTGACAATGGTATTTTTCATCTATATACTTGAATTATATAAATAGTGAGGAGTTGATGGAATATGATAATAATGACAATGGTGAAACTTAAATAAAATCAAATATTGGCCAAGGAATAGGTAGTTGATGCTATGTTTTTTTGCTATGCAACAAACCTTGTGCCGTAGAAATCAACCTTTCACATCTACTGAAAATTTAATAATTAGATAGTATTACCGTAGATATCCATGGATGGTTTTGTCTACGGTATTTTTGTGCCCATTTTTAATAAATTGAAAGGAGTGGGGTTTTATGAAACTAAGTGTAAATTTAAATATTAAATATATAAAGATTAACGGAAAATCAATGAATTTGGAGGAATTACATGACAAATAATATGGACAATTATGGATTTACAGATTACTTTAAAAATCAAATAGAATTAATTAATGAAGATAAAGATGATCTTATACCAGCGAGAATAACTGAAGTACACAAAGAAATGTATACAATAATCTATGATAATATAGAAAAAAGAGCAAGGCTTAAAGGATCTATATTTTACAATGATAAACATAGCATATATCCAGCTGTAGGTGATTTTGTTTTAGTTAAAGGAAATCCTTATGGAGAAGATATAATTCACTATGTATTAGAGAGAAAAAGTAAATTTTCTAGATATGATTCCCATTATGAAAAAGAACAGATGGTTGCTGCTAATTTTGACCATGTATTTATAATCTCATCTTTAAACTATGATTTTAATATAAAGCGAATTGAGAGGTATCTTGCCATTGCATGGGAAAGTGGAGCAAACCCAGCGATAGTTTTAACTAAGTCAGATTTAGTTGACGATACTGAAGAATATAGTTCACAGATAGATAATATTGCCATAGGACTACCAATTTTCTATATTAGTTCAGTTACTGGAGAAGGTATAGATGAATTGAGGAAGTATCTTAAACCAAAGGAAACCATAGTATTTCTAGGTTCATCAGGTGTGGGTAAATCTTCTTTAGTAAATGCTCTTGCTGGAAAAGAGATAATGAAGGTTAATGATATTAGAGAAGATGATAGTAAAGGTAGACATACTACAACCCATAGACAATTAATTACATTAAGTAATGGGACTATGATAATAGATACACCTGGAATGCGAGAACTTGCACTTTGGAATACTCAAGATGGACTAGATACTACATTTTCGGAGATAGAAGAATTAAGTAGATTATGTAAATTTAAAGACTGTAGCCATAATAAGGAGCCAGGCTGTGCAATTAAATCCGCATTGACAACAGGAGAACTTAGTCATGATAGGTGGGATAACTATATAAAGCTTCAGAAAGAAGCTAAGTTTGCTGCAAAGAAAGAACAATTAAATCTTAAAAAGAAGGAAAAATTACTAAGAAAAAGATCATAAAGTAAAACCAGCTATTTTTAGCTGGTTTTATTGATAAATGACTTCATTGACAAGCTGCCTCTTATATAAATTTAAATGATTTAAATCTAAATACATATAATTTGAATTGGTTTTCATTTCTACAAATCCTAGAGATGAATAGAAATGCTTTAAATGTTTAACAGCTATATCTCTTTCTTCCTTACTCATGGACTCCATAGAATCATATTCTAAGTCCTCAGTAATAGGGTCGGGGAAAAGTCCTATATATCTAACATTGTTGTTTACAAATAAGTCTATATTCTTCTCAAAAGTATCTAAAACCTGCCTTCCAACACCACTACCTCTATATTCTGGGTAAATGAAAAAACGGTCTAGGTGATAAATGTTTTCACATCTCATTTTATAGCATGATGTCTCTTTAATTAAACTATTACAAATGTCAAAAGTTTCTTCATCATATTGATGAAGAAAAGAAATAATATTATCTAATTGCTTATCATTGTAAAGCTTACATAAGTTGAAAAAATGTCCTTTTAATTCACCTATAGCAGTTTCTCTACCATTTATTACTTCGAAAATATCTAAAAATACTTCTTTTGTATAAGGGTTATACTCATGAGATAATTTGAGGTTTTCCCTTAGATAAATAGTAAAGTCATAATCAGCATCTGGGTCTTCACTATCCGTTTCGATAATCCCAACTCCCTTAATTTATTAATGTCATTTTACATAAAATATAAGATAATTCATATCTCACCGCCCTTAATATTATTATACCCAAAATATTATAAAAAGCTAAAATTCTATTTGATTTATTTTAATCCAAATATAATAATTCCATGGAATATAAGTACATTAAGATTTATTTATGATACAATTATATATAAAAATAAATAACCTAAGTAGGTGATTAAGCTGACAGAACATTATATTGGAGAAATAGAACTTCAATTAAGGCTCATA
Encoded proteins:
- a CDS encoding ABC transporter ATP-binding protein, giving the protein MIEVKKLNKSYGRSKVLTDVDLTLEENKIYGLLGRNGVGKTTLLNLISGQILKDHGEIKLDGYEIFENSSAMEEICLVKNFPESIKERKVKDILALASIIYKNWDEEYKDYLIKEFNLNTKKKLMKLSTGNKTIVGLIIGLASRARFTMFDEPTLGLDAAMRYKFYQLLLEDYEKNPRTIIISTHLIDEVANVFEEVIILNNEKVALKDEVSKLKEKSYFLSGRKDVIDQVTDNKKVIHREEFGSTNIVGIYGEFTEEELKYIRNNNIEISNIPLQKLFIYLTENIMKEENSNGFN
- a CDS encoding ferritin family protein → MENNKTIKNLMEAFAGESQANRKYLAYSEKAETEGKTNAAKLFKAAADAETIHALRHFKVAGNIGTTAENLEDGVNGETFEFETMYPPFVEIAEAEGNKAAVQTFTYAMEAEKVHAELYKEALENLDNEEEVFYYLCPVCGNIEKFVPEKCNICNVPGSKFIKY
- a CDS encoding diaminopimelate dehydrogenase, coding for MVEKIRIGIVGYGNLGQGAELAIRENPDMDLVAIFTRRKPDMLNTNSNVVHISDILEFKDKIDVMILCGGSLVDLDEQAPMIAKHFNTVDSFDNHGRIPEYFERINNVAYNNKKLSLISVGWDPGLFSLNRLLGQCILPNGRDYTFWGEGLSQGHSDAIRRVKGVKLGVQYTVPVKEALEKVRNCEVLDAPVCSRHKRICYVVCEDNEDKGRIEKEIKTMPNYFAGYDTSVFFISEEEFNKTHNEMPHGGFVIRAGNTGVGHKQKIEFNLTLDSNPEFTSSVLVAYARAVYRMSLEEKIGAITIFDIPLGYLSPKSMEDLRKELL
- the rsgA gene encoding ribosome small subunit-dependent GTPase A, with translation MTNNMDNYGFTDYFKNQIELINEDKDDLIPARITEVHKEMYTIIYDNIEKRARLKGSIFYNDKHSIYPAVGDFVLVKGNPYGEDIIHYVLERKSKFSRYDSHYEKEQMVAANFDHVFIISSLNYDFNIKRIERYLAIAWESGANPAIVLTKSDLVDDTEEYSSQIDNIAIGLPIFYISSVTGEGIDELRKYLKPKETIVFLGSSGVGKSSLVNALAGKEIMKVNDIREDDSKGRHTTTHRQLITLSNGTMIIDTPGMRELALWNTQDGLDTTFSEIEELSRLCKFKDCSHNKEPGCAIKSALTTGELSHDRWDNYIKLQKEAKFAAKKEQLNLKKKEKLLRKRS
- a CDS encoding GntR family transcriptional regulator, yielding MLDLNSDKSIYVQIAEIIENDILMGHLKEEEQSPSTNQFAKIYQINPATAGKGLNILVDEGILYKKRGIGMFVAEGARKKIIKKRQGSFFKEILPDIMVEASRLEITKEEIVEFIKEYKGGE
- a CDS encoding glutamate-cysteine ligase family protein, whose translation is MDYNRQIQEIVEYFIDGEKDIEDFRVGVEFEHFIVDRHTLKTISYYGENGIAETLHELEKNGWIGSYENEYILGLNKGNKTITLEPGSQFELSIEARKNIKEIEEEYLEFLEEITPILQKKNQGLMAVSYHPETKIEDIKLLPKGRYDIMFNYFKTKGKYAHNMMKGTGALQIAIDYKSEEDYRRKFRVANGLAPVLYALFDNGFYFEGDKWNKYNLRTDVWNNCDNDRSGVVEHALDNDYGYKKYAEYILNRPPIFIMKGTEAIPTGDKLVKELFDPEDYKKEELEHLLTMFFPDVRTKGYIEIRMMDSVPYPLSFAAIALIKGIFYNEENLNKVYDYIKDITMEDVNKSKADIIENGLKGRLKDKTVLEIGKFLVELAQKGLDKDEVKYLLPLEEMILSGTNPYGITKEKSELGKKESLNWCLINNIEVM
- a CDS encoding Fur family transcriptional regulator, with the translated sequence MNGTFEDLVNELKNKNIRLSHQRLKVLEYINNNKTHPTVDEIYKDLQKEIPTLSKTTIYNTLNALADSNLVKVLTIEDNEARYDGNTNDHGHFKCTSCKKIFDFDIDFDSMAIAGLNNFKIHNKDMYFKGLCSSCNKTM
- a CDS encoding GNAT family N-acetyltransferase — translated: MRCENIYHLDRFFIYPEYRGSGVGRQVLDTFEKNIDLFVNNNVRYIGLFPDPITEDLEYDSMESMSKEERDIAVKHLKHFYSSLGFVEMKTNSNYMYLDLNHLNLYKRQLVNEVIYQ
- a CDS encoding glutathionylspermidine synthase family protein codes for the protein MNWKEVNDNYIDLIKSNPEKYEKNYRLTMEKVANSTAIYKGKPVPFLYHPMFYTEKDIENFNKIGNTLMSITNKVTNRYLESKEFREKFEFSPLLEELILVDNGYDINVPIGRFDLFYKDEDNFKFCELNTDGSSAMNEDNTIGNILLQTEGLKDFSKKYNLSLFELIDRWVDDSISIFKQWNEEIEKPNVAIVDFTESGTSKEFEVFKAAFTKKGYNTIIADPRDLKYRDGGLYFEDSKIDMVYRRIVTFELIEKADEIPDFIEAYKNKAFCSIGSIRSQVVHNKIIFKILHDEDTLEFLSEEEIEFVKKHIPITGLFKGDISVYDEVLNNKDKYIMKPLDLNASQGVYAGRDLTQEQWKERLDQSFNKDYLYQEFFIPFTREHIIFEDKKIKVEDFRSIVGLFMYKERFAGIYTRIGKNNIISGVTDYYTLPNILVKNI